From the genome of Rhizobacter sp. AJA081-3:
ACGTAGGCCTGGCCCGAGGCGATCAGGGCCTCGCGCCTGCCGGCCACGGCGACGCGGTCGTTGGCCTGCGCGAGCCGGCGCGACAGCTCGTCGAAGCCCTGCGTGACCAGTTCGGCCAGGATGGCTTCGCGGTCGGCGAAGTGGTGGTAGGGCGCCTGATGCGTGACGCCGGCGCGGCGCGCCACCTCGCGCAGGCTCAGCGCCGCCACGCCCTGTTCCTCGAGCAGTTGCTCGCTGGTGAGCAGGATCCGCTGGCGCAGGTCCGGCGGGGCGGGCGGTGCGCTGGCGAGAGGCGGCTTGAGGCGGCGATCAACCATGGCGGAGCGGGTGCGACTTGACAGTGTCCAGTGTAGTGCCTAGGATTCGCGTCACTCACTTGACACTGTCTAGCCGCCTCATGGAATCGACCCCCGACCTGGTCTTTCGACTGGCCAACGGCGCCGCCTTGCTGGGCTGGGTCGCGCTGCTGGCCTTGCCGCCGTCGGCGCGCTGGAGCGCCAGCGTGCGGCGTGTCGCCGGGCGGGTGATGCCCTTCCTGTTCAGCATTGTCTACGTGGCGATGCTGGCCACCCACTGGAATGGCGAAGGCGGTTTCGGTTCGCTGGCGCAGGTGCGCGCGCTGTTCGACGTGCCCGGGGCCCTGGTCGCCGGCTGGCTGCACTACCTGGCCTTCGATCTCTTCGTCGGCAGCTGGATCGCCGAACGCGCCGCCGCGCTCGGGCTGCCGCACTGGCAGGTAGTGCCGGTTCTTCTGCTGACCTTCCTGTTCGGTCCGGCCGGCCTGCTCGCCTTCGTGCTGTTGCGCGCGCTGCGCCGGCCTCAGTCTCTCAGGCTGCGGACTGGAGCGGCGTCATGAACGGCGGCAAGCCGCTGCTGGCACCGTGCGCCCCTGAAGGTGTCGGCGGCCCGCGCGCATGGTGGCGCGAGGCGATGGCGCGC
Proteins encoded in this window:
- a CDS encoding ABA4-like family protein, producing MESTPDLVFRLANGAALLGWVALLALPPSARWSASVRRVAGRVMPFLFSIVYVAMLATHWNGEGGFGSLAQVRALFDVPGALVAGWLHYLAFDLFVGSWIAERAAALGLPHWQVVPVLLLTFLFGPAGLLAFVLLRALRRPQSLRLRTGAAS